A single genomic interval of Stenotrophomonas sp. ZAC14D1_NAIMI4_1 harbors:
- a CDS encoding farnesyl diphosphate synthase: MTAEAQFARWRDRIESQLDAALPSPADAPQRLHQAMRYSVLGGGKRMRPLLVYASGQLFGAPLDQLDAAAMAVEMIHAYSLVHDDLPAMDDDALRRGKPTTHIAFDEATAILAGDALQARAFGLLADAPLAASLRVACLQTLAHASGASGMCGGQALDIDATGQQQSLAALTRMHALKTGALIRAAVRMGALCGHAPEAQLAQLDDFADALGLAFQVRDDILDVEASSEQLGKTAGKDQAQDKSTFPALLGMDGAKAHLRELAARMQSVLASHGEEADALRALATLAVERDH; the protein is encoded by the coding sequence ATGACGGCTGAAGCGCAGTTCGCACGCTGGCGCGACCGTATCGAAAGCCAGCTCGACGCCGCCCTGCCCTCGCCGGCCGATGCCCCGCAACGTCTGCACCAGGCGATGCGCTATTCGGTACTGGGCGGTGGCAAGCGCATGCGCCCGCTGCTGGTGTATGCCAGCGGCCAGCTGTTCGGCGCACCGCTGGACCAGCTCGATGCCGCCGCCATGGCGGTGGAAATGATCCACGCGTACTCGCTGGTGCATGACGACCTGCCGGCGATGGACGACGACGCGCTGCGTCGTGGCAAGCCCACCACCCACATCGCCTTCGACGAGGCCACTGCGATCCTCGCCGGCGATGCCCTGCAGGCACGCGCCTTCGGCCTGCTGGCCGATGCACCGCTGGCGGCCAGCCTGCGCGTGGCCTGCCTGCAGACCCTGGCCCACGCGTCCGGTGCGTCCGGCATGTGCGGCGGCCAGGCGCTGGATATCGATGCCACCGGCCAGCAGCAGTCGCTGGCCGCGCTCACCCGCATGCATGCACTGAAGACCGGTGCGCTGATCCGCGCGGCGGTTCGCATGGGCGCGCTGTGCGGCCACGCTCCCGAGGCGCAGCTGGCCCAGCTGGATGACTTCGCCGACGCGCTCGGCCTGGCCTTCCAGGTGCGTGACGACATCCTCGATGTCGAAGCCAGTTCCGAACAGCTCGGCAAGACCGCCGGCAAGGACCAGGCGCAGGACAAGAGCACCTTCCCGGCACTGCTGGGCATGGACGGTGCCAAGGCGCACCTGCGCGAGCTGGCTGCACGCATGCAGTCGGTGCTGGCCAGCCATGGCGAAGAGGCCGACGCACTGCGTGCGCTGGCGACCCTGGCGGTGGAACGGGATCATTGA
- a CDS encoding exodeoxyribonuclease VII small subunit translates to MAKKSPENASPVAQFEQSLESLEQLVEQMETGELSLEASLSAYERGVGLYRQCQQALEQAELRVRLLSDPAQPETAEPFDPPSHDG, encoded by the coding sequence ATGGCCAAGAAGTCCCCCGAAAACGCCTCCCCCGTCGCCCAGTTCGAGCAGTCGCTTGAATCGCTGGAACAACTGGTGGAGCAGATGGAAACCGGCGAGCTGAGCCTGGAAGCTTCGCTCAGTGCTTACGAACGCGGCGTCGGTCTGTACCGCCAGTGCCAGCAGGCGCTGGAGCAGGCCGAACTGCGCGTGCGCCTGCTCAGCGATCCGGCCCAGCCCGAAACCGCAGAACCCTTCGATCCGCCCAGCCATGACGGCTGA
- a CDS encoding DUF4870 domain-containing protein, which produces MSDFENVPAASSVPSDQRTMALAAHLLGIFTGFIGALIIWLINKDDAGKGFVTDQSKEALNFQITVAIAVLVCVILSFVIIGAILMPIVYVANLVLCIIAAVKANNGETYRYPFTLRLIK; this is translated from the coding sequence GTGAGCGATTTCGAAAACGTGCCGGCCGCGTCCAGCGTGCCGAGCGACCAGCGCACCATGGCGCTGGCCGCGCACCTGCTGGGCATCTTCACCGGTTTCATCGGCGCCCTGATCATCTGGCTCATCAACAAGGATGATGCGGGCAAGGGCTTCGTGACCGACCAGTCCAAGGAAGCGCTGAACTTCCAGATCACCGTTGCCATCGCCGTGCTGGTCTGCGTGATCCTCAGCTTCGTCATCATCGGCGCCATCCTGATGCCGATCGTGTACGTGGCCAACCTGGTCCTGTGCATCATCGCTGCAGTGAAGGCCAACAACGGCGAAACCTATCGTTACCCGTTCACCCTGCGCCTGATCAAGTAA
- the tilS gene encoding tRNA lysidine(34) synthetase TilS — protein MSTFPTLVTLESPLLVAYSGGLDSTVLLHWLQRSALASGTPLRAVHVHHGLQASADDWVQHCQQQCDAMGIALAVHRVQVDTGAGLGLEAAARQARRAAFAAELREGETLALAQHQDDQAETFLLRALRGSGIDGLAAMAEDSLLHGHRLWRPLLHTVRSALRDYAHRHALRWIEDPSNGEDHADRNFLRLHVLPLLRQRWPHAATALAGSAAHCAQTRTLLDEEDAELIAHLEVAPRVLSLELLRQVSPARGARVLRAWVRAHGAAPLPATVLRQLQQELLDAPSDRQAQVRWQDHAIQQWRGHAYLLPALLPALPAGWQAAWDGRAPLPLPDGGQLRLLGCEAFDRPLQVRARQGGERILLPGRTHSHALKDCLQREHLAPWRRAQLPLLFDGGQLLAAADVVVSAPLQAWLLAHDAQLQWRPGGW, from the coding sequence GTGAGTACCTTCCCCACGCTCGTCACGCTGGAATCCCCCCTGCTGGTCGCCTACAGCGGCGGGCTGGATTCGACCGTGCTGCTGCACTGGCTGCAACGCAGCGCACTGGCCAGCGGCACGCCGCTGCGGGCGGTACACGTGCATCACGGCCTGCAGGCCAGCGCCGATGACTGGGTGCAGCACTGCCAGCAGCAGTGTGATGCCATGGGCATCGCGCTGGCCGTGCACCGCGTGCAGGTCGATACCGGCGCGGGCCTGGGCCTGGAAGCTGCGGCCCGCCAGGCGCGGCGCGCGGCGTTCGCCGCTGAACTGCGCGAGGGCGAAACGCTGGCCCTGGCCCAGCACCAGGATGACCAGGCCGAAACCTTCCTGCTGCGCGCACTGCGCGGCTCCGGCATCGATGGCCTGGCGGCGATGGCCGAAGACAGCCTCCTGCACGGCCACCGCCTGTGGCGGCCGCTGCTGCACACCGTGCGCAGCGCGCTGCGCGACTATGCCCATCGCCACGCCCTGCGCTGGATCGAAGACCCCAGCAACGGCGAGGACCATGCCGATCGCAACTTCCTGCGCCTGCACGTCCTCCCGTTGCTGCGCCAGCGCTGGCCGCATGCGGCCACGGCCCTGGCCGGCAGTGCCGCGCACTGCGCGCAGACCCGCACGTTGCTGGACGAGGAAGATGCGGAACTGATCGCCCACCTGGAAGTGGCACCACGCGTACTGTCACTGGAACTGCTGCGCCAGGTGTCACCGGCGCGCGGTGCCCGCGTGCTGCGTGCCTGGGTGCGCGCACATGGCGCCGCGCCGTTGCCGGCCACGGTGCTGCGGCAACTGCAGCAGGAACTGCTGGACGCGCCCAGCGATCGCCAGGCACAGGTGCGCTGGCAGGACCACGCCATCCAGCAATGGCGTGGCCACGCCTACCTGCTGCCGGCGCTGCTGCCCGCGCTGCCAGCGGGCTGGCAGGCCGCGTGGGATGGCCGCGCACCGCTCCCGCTGCCCGATGGCGGCCAGCTGCGCCTGCTGGGCTGCGAGGCGTTCGACCGGCCCCTGCAGGTGCGTGCGCGGCAGGGCGGCGAGCGCATCCTGCTGCCCGGCCGTACCCATTCACACGCGCTGAAGGACTGCCTGCAGCGCGAACACCTCGCGCCCTGGCGGCGCGCGCAGCTGCCACTGCTGTTCGACGGCGGGCAGCTGCTGGCCGCGGCCGACGTGGTCGTTTCCGCGCCGCTGCAGGCGTGGCTGCTGGCCCACGACGCACAGCTGCAGTGGCGCCCCGGCGGCTGGTGA